From Haloarcula hispanica ATCC 33960, the proteins below share one genomic window:
- a CDS encoding DUF1850 domain-containing protein: protein MRRRYVATAVLVSLLLIGTVAALPGGRALVVADAETGEQYLTVPVEDGTTVALEYMHSVEKTRVYDEYTVRGDHLEMTRMEFESFGWGLPSGANVTREDGVYVFDPPGNYTRVTVSPGDVAGHKLHVGAETYDLVARTNGRSVHLYVTQRSAFGAAKDQLNT, encoded by the coding sequence ATGAGACGACGATACGTCGCCACCGCGGTGCTCGTTTCCCTCCTCCTCATCGGGACTGTAGCGGCGCTACCCGGCGGCCGTGCACTGGTCGTTGCGGACGCCGAGACCGGCGAACAGTATCTTACGGTCCCAGTCGAGGACGGAACGACTGTCGCGCTGGAATACATGCATAGCGTCGAAAAAACGCGTGTCTACGACGAGTACACGGTCCGTGGCGACCATCTCGAAATGACCCGCATGGAGTTCGAATCGTTCGGCTGGGGGCTCCCGAGCGGGGCCAACGTCACCCGCGAAGACGGGGTGTACGTCTTCGACCCACCGGGCAACTACACGCGTGTGACAGTCTCTCCCGGTGATGTTGCAGGGCATAAACTTCACGTCGGAGCCGAAACCTACGATTTGGTAGCCCGCACCAACGGCCGCTCGGTCCATCTCTACGTGACTCAGCGTTCGGCGTTCGGTGCTGCGAAAGACCAGCTCAACACATGA
- a CDS encoding TAXI family TRAP transporter solute-binding subunit, with translation MTNNSTRRRFLKTAGVAGVAALAGCGGDGGDGGSTEGDGEMTDGDGGTTEGDDMTEGDGGDTETRLSWHAGGTGGTYFPLSNEFKTVVEDNTDFTLNVQSTGASVENVGSLANGDADFALIQNDIASFAKNGTGIDAFQDNAIENLRGVATLYPETITVVTLADTGITQLSDLEGTTINTGDLGSGTQVNALQILESVGISDFTEQNASFSQAADQLRNGDIDAAFVVGGWPVGAIEDLANTNDLVIVPISGDNRDAAKEDASWFADDTIPGGTYTGVDEDVETIAVQAMIATNAEQPESTVESVTAAIFDNVDDLSIKTDFISKDSAQDGMSIELHPGAATYFDA, from the coding sequence ATGACTAACAACTCCACGCGCAGGCGGTTCCTCAAGACAGCAGGCGTTGCAGGTGTCGCGGCACTCGCCGGTTGTGGCGGCGACGGTGGCGACGGCGGGTCGACCGAAGGCGATGGCGAGATGACTGACGGCGACGGTGGGACGACTGAGGGCGACGACATGACCGAAGGCGACGGCGGTGACACGGAGACACGCCTCTCGTGGCACGCCGGTGGGACCGGTGGGACCTACTTCCCGCTCTCGAACGAGTTCAAGACGGTCGTCGAGGACAACACGGACTTCACGCTGAACGTCCAGTCGACCGGTGCAAGCGTCGAAAACGTCGGCAGCCTCGCCAACGGCGACGCCGACTTCGCGCTCATCCAGAACGACATCGCCTCGTTCGCGAAGAACGGCACCGGCATCGATGCGTTCCAGGACAACGCCATCGAGAACCTCCGCGGCGTTGCGACCCTGTACCCCGAAACGATCACAGTCGTCACCCTCGCGGACACGGGCATCACGCAGCTCTCCGACCTCGAAGGCACGACCATCAACACCGGCGACCTCGGGAGCGGGACCCAGGTCAACGCGCTCCAGATTCTGGAGTCGGTCGGCATCTCAGACTTCACCGAGCAGAACGCCTCGTTCTCCCAGGCCGCTGACCAGCTCCGGAACGGCGACATCGACGCCGCGTTCGTCGTCGGCGGCTGGCCGGTCGGTGCTATCGAGGACCTTGCGAACACGAACGACCTCGTCATCGTCCCTATCTCTGGCGACAACCGCGACGCAGCGAAAGAGGACGCGTCCTGGTTCGCCGACGACACCATCCCCGGCGGCACCTACACCGGTGTCGACGAGGACGTCGAAACAATCGCTGTGCAGGCGATGATCGCGACGAACGCCGAACAGCCCGAATCGACGGTTGAATCCGTCACCGCGGCTATCTTCGACAACGTCGACGACCTCTCGATCAAGACGGACTTCATCAGCAAGGACTCCGCACAGGACGGGATGTCCATCGAACTCCACCCCGGTGCGGCGACCTACTTCGACGCGTAA
- a CDS encoding type 1 glutamine amidotransferase domain-containing protein, which yields MSSALFVVSEHGYWGEECIEPLTTLSDAGLDITVATPTGEPPVLDERSVDPEEVGEDLSEHVREVHETDERLNNPIPLAQADAEDYDTVVFPGGHGAEWDITQDVHARELLRESVAGDDGKALVVCHTVGILAFTRNADGEFLADGRSVTGFPNAWEEGIVDENDLLPDGRKLPYWVEDEVKAVGADWDAELDADTSVTVDGDLITARGPPSSAAAARTLLDELGIETSA from the coding sequence ATGTCATCCGCACTATTCGTCGTAAGCGAACACGGGTACTGGGGCGAAGAATGTATCGAGCCGCTGACAACACTCTCGGACGCCGGTCTGGATATCACGGTGGCGACACCGACCGGCGAGCCACCGGTGCTTGACGAGCGCTCCGTCGACCCGGAAGAAGTCGGCGAGGACCTCTCGGAGCACGTTCGGGAGGTCCACGAGACCGATGAGCGCCTGAACAACCCGATTCCGCTGGCCCAGGCTGACGCCGAGGACTACGACACCGTCGTGTTCCCCGGCGGCCACGGCGCGGAGTGGGATATCACGCAGGACGTCCACGCCCGCGAACTGCTGCGCGAGAGCGTCGCCGGCGACGACGGCAAGGCGCTCGTCGTCTGTCACACGGTCGGGATTCTGGCGTTCACCAGAAACGCTGACGGCGAGTTCCTCGCCGACGGCCGCTCGGTCACCGGCTTCCCGAACGCCTGGGAGGAAGGCATCGTCGACGAGAACGACCTACTCCCCGACGGCCGGAAGCTCCCGTACTGGGTCGAAGACGAAGTGAAGGCTGTCGGCGCTGACTGGGACGCCGAACTCGACGCCGACACCAGCGTCACGGTCGACGGCGACCTCATCACGGCTCGTGGCCCGCCGTCGTCGGCTGCGGCCGCCCGGACGCTCCTCGACGAACTCGGTATCGAGACGTCCGCGTAA
- a CDS encoding DUF5828 family protein, translating to MADIEESVSGFKTKGGWVDIVEHGERITQALKDIASDEDVDNDALSEFDEWRPKSHERLDEDVNEKTADQASVDEGKGEQAGKGPDEDLQTAGEKLSESYENLDEPDEAMERWSESVDYVARAADSASRKALRKVEDTVYRNVMTQIAPYYFDNDLISANLRRVGDGDRPEYVFEVNVNDDDLKMRVSNKLADFEQAVDRWHVDTEKVTEAVEAAEGVDATEPGEETDAKTN from the coding sequence ATGGCAGACATCGAAGAGAGCGTTTCAGGATTCAAGACGAAGGGCGGCTGGGTCGACATCGTCGAGCACGGCGAGCGCATCACGCAGGCGCTGAAAGACATCGCTTCGGACGAGGATGTCGACAACGACGCCCTCAGTGAGTTCGACGAGTGGCGACCGAAAAGCCACGAGCGACTGGACGAGGACGTCAACGAGAAAACCGCCGACCAGGCGAGCGTCGACGAAGGCAAAGGAGAGCAAGCGGGGAAAGGCCCCGATGAGGACCTCCAGACCGCCGGGGAAAAGCTCAGCGAGTCCTACGAAAACCTCGACGAGCCCGACGAGGCGATGGAGCGATGGAGCGAGTCCGTCGACTACGTGGCCCGCGCGGCCGACTCCGCCAGCCGGAAGGCCCTGCGGAAGGTCGAGGACACCGTCTACCGCAACGTGATGACACAGATCGCGCCCTACTACTTCGACAACGACCTCATCAGCGCGAACCTCCGCCGCGTCGGCGACGGCGACCGCCCCGAGTACGTCTTCGAGGTCAACGTCAACGACGACGACCTGAAGATGCGCGTCTCCAACAAGCTCGCCGACTTCGAGCAGGCCGTCGACCGCTGGCACGTCGACACCGAGAAGGTCACCGAAGCTGTGGAGGCTGCCGAAGGTGTGGATGCGACAGAGCCGGGCGAGGAGACCGATGCGAAGACGAACTGA
- a CDS encoding inorganic phosphate transporter, with translation MVATSTIATLVVASAASLFMAWAIGAGSSGSTPFAPAVGANAISVMRAGFFVGILGLAGAVLQGANVTEAVGSELVLFPSGGGLSAIAAIVALITAAVLVAIGIFTGYPIATAFTVTGAVVGVGLAMGGQPATAKYLEIVSLWVLTPFVGGGIAFGTAWSLRHETTTEERLVPLLGGLVGVILANIEFVLLAPGSRQASVARAVARAAGTPIFPSMVVVSLLAGVLAGGLLYLDIRADAAAGQRHFLLVMGGLVAFSAGGSQVGLALGPLVPLLGEGPTAAIPITGVLLFGGLGLLIGSWTGAPRMIKALAQDYSSLGPRRSIGALIPSFIIAQAAVFFGIPVSFNEIIVSAIVGSGAAAGGGEVSREKMGKTVLAWIGSLALAFGLSYGLFWIIDALL, from the coding sequence ATGGTCGCGACGAGTACGATTGCGACGCTTGTTGTCGCGTCAGCCGCGAGTCTGTTCATGGCCTGGGCTATCGGTGCCGGGTCGTCCGGGTCCACTCCGTTCGCGCCGGCCGTCGGAGCGAACGCGATTTCGGTGATGCGGGCCGGGTTTTTCGTCGGCATCCTCGGGCTGGCCGGCGCGGTCCTGCAGGGGGCCAACGTCACGGAGGCTGTCGGGAGCGAACTCGTTCTGTTCCCGAGCGGCGGCGGCCTCTCGGCTATCGCCGCCATCGTCGCCCTCATCACCGCGGCGGTGCTGGTCGCCATCGGGATTTTCACTGGGTACCCCATCGCGACGGCGTTCACCGTCACCGGTGCGGTGGTCGGCGTCGGACTGGCGATGGGCGGCCAGCCGGCGACGGCCAAGTACCTCGAAATCGTCTCGCTGTGGGTCCTGACGCCCTTCGTCGGCGGCGGCATCGCCTTCGGGACGGCGTGGTCGCTCCGACACGAGACCACGACCGAGGAACGGCTCGTACCGCTGCTGGGCGGGCTGGTCGGTGTGATTCTGGCGAACATCGAGTTCGTGCTCCTCGCGCCGGGCAGCAGGCAGGCGTCGGTCGCCCGCGCCGTCGCACGAGCGGCTGGGACGCCAATATTTCCGTCGATGGTCGTCGTATCGCTCCTTGCCGGGGTGCTTGCCGGGGGACTGCTGTACCTGGACATCAGAGCGGACGCAGCCGCCGGGCAGCGGCACTTCTTGCTGGTGATGGGTGGACTGGTGGCCTTCTCCGCCGGCGGGAGCCAGGTCGGCCTGGCGCTGGGGCCGCTGGTCCCGCTACTCGGTGAGGGGCCGACGGCGGCCATTCCCATCACCGGGGTCCTGCTGTTCGGCGGACTCGGCCTCCTCATCGGGTCCTGGACGGGCGCGCCGCGGATGATCAAAGCGCTGGCACAGGACTACTCCTCGCTCGGCCCGCGACGCTCCATCGGCGCGTTGATTCCGAGTTTCATCATCGCGCAGGCGGCCGTCTTCTTCGGCATTCCAGTGTCGTTCAACGAGATCATCGTCTCCGCCATCGTCGGCTCCGGCGCGGCCGCCGGCGGCGGCGAAGTCAGTCGTGAGAAGATGGGCAAGACAGTGCTGGCCTGGATCGGGTCGCTCGCGCTGGCGTTCGGACTGAGCTACGGCCTCTTCTGGATTATCGACGCACTCCTCTGA